The following are from one region of the Cinclus cinclus chromosome 7, bCinCin1.1, whole genome shotgun sequence genome:
- the LOC134046279 gene encoding heparan sulfate glucosamine 3-O-sulfotransferase 1-like, whose product MAFLLVSAYLLLTHARGAPVENGALLETLKSQVGLFSNKSEHYSAQVRPPGTSRQIPQTIIIGVRKGGTRALLEMLDIHPNIVVAATEVHFFDWDENYVKGIDWYRNLMPFSYGNQITIEKTPGYFTSPQAPGRIHDMNSSIKLLLILRDPTERVISDYTQVYYNRVESHKPVQLFEDIVIKNGVLNTKYKAIQRSLYDVHMEKWLKHFSLDQIHIVDGNTLIKDPLPELQKVERFLNLPSRIMSSNFYFNQTKGFYCIRSDGRERCLHESKGRPHPLVNSTVLEQLYSYFREHNAKFYRMVNHSFDWH is encoded by the coding sequence ATGGCCTTCCTACTCGTGTCAGCTTATCTTCTGCTGACTCACGCTCGGGGTGCTCCTGTTGAGAATGGGGCACTGTTGGAAACACTGAAGTCACAAGTGGGATTATTCAGCAATAAAAGTGAGCACTATTCAGCACAGGTGAGACCTCCTGGCACGAGCCGACAAATACCTCAGACAATCATCATAGGAGTTCGTAAAGGAGGGACCAGAGCTTTGCTGGAGATGTTGGATATTCATCCTAACATTGTGGTGGCAGCTACAGAAGTCCACTTCTTTGACTGGGATGAAAATTATGTGAAAGGAATAGACTGGTATAGAAATCTGATGCCATTTTCTTACGGAAATCAGATTACAATTGAGAAAACACCAGGCTATTTTACATCACCGCAGGCTCCAGGAAGAATTCATGACATGAACAGCTCCATTAAACTGCTGCTCATTTTAAGAGATCCCACTGAGAGAGTTATATCTGACTATACCCAAGTATATTACAACAGAGTAGAAAGTCACAAGCCTGTTCAGCTCTTTGAAGATATTGTTATTAAGAATGGAGTGCTTAATACCAAATACAAAGCTATTCAGAGAAGTCTGTATGATGTCCATATGGAAAAGTGGCTTAAGCATTTCAGTTTGGATCAGATTCACATAGTGGATGGCAATACTTTGATCAAGGACCCTCTTCCTGAATTACAAAAAGTTGAAAGGTTTTTAAATCTTCCTTCCCGAATTATgtcttctaatttttattttaaccaaACCAAGGGATTCTACTGCATCAGAAGTGATGGGAGGGAGAGATGTTTACATGAATCCAAAGGGCGTCCCCATCCTCTTGTTAACAGCACTGTTTTAGAGCAACTGTATTCTTACTTCAGAGAGCACAATGCAAAATTTTACAGGATGGTTAATCATTCCTTTGACTGGCATTAA